The sequence below is a genomic window from Deltaproteobacteria bacterium.
CCGTTGCGGAGCATCAGTGGGGTCCACTCGTGCGCGCTATGGGGAAGCCGGAACTCCAAACGGACCCCCGCTATGCCACCCAGATCGCGCGCTGCCAACGCCGTCCGGAGGTCAGACAACATATCGAGACGTGGCTGCAAACTTTCGAGGACGACGAAACTCCGCTACGCATTCTGGCGGAGGCACGCGTCCCCTCGGCGCCTATTCTCGACATTCCGCAAGTGCCAGAGCATCGGCAGCTCAAAGCTCGCCAACTATTTCAGGACGTACCGCACCCGGTGCTCGGTTCGACACCGGTGGCCAAGTCGCCCTTCCACTTTTCTACCGCGTCGGTCGCGATTCCATTTCGCGCACCGCTGCTCGGCGAGCATAACGAGGAAATTTTGCAGGGCCGCTTAGGCTACGACAGCGAACGGATTGCCGGACTCTATCGGGATGGGGTGATCGTGCAGGATGGAAAGGTGAGAGAGCTGCGCGAAGCGGGGAAATTATAGGAGGGGATTGGGGACTAGGGACTAGGGACTGGGGGTGAGGGGAGGGAGAAACTACTGACTCGACCGTAGCAGGTCGCCGACGCGCCCTTCGGCTTTGCGAATATCTTCCTCGTACTTGAGGATGATATTTAAGGTGCGGCGGATGGTGGGCGCGTCGAGTTCCTTAATGCCGAGAGCGACGAGTGCGCGCGCCCAATCCAGGGTTTCGGCGATGCTCGGCGCTTTTTTCATGTCCAGCTTCCGCAGTCCACCGACGAACCGCGCCACTTGCCGACGGAGTCGCTCATCGAGGTCCGGCACTTTCAAAGCGACGATGCGCGCTTCATCCTCAGCACCGGGAAAGTCGATGTAGAGATGTAGGCAACGACGCTTGAGCGCTTCGGATAATTCGCGCGCGCGATTGGACGTGAGAATCGCCACCGGCTTCTGCACCGCGCTGAGGGTACCTAGCTCCGGCACGCTGACCTGAAAATCGCTGAGCACTTCGAGCAGAAACGCCTCGAACTCCTCGTCCGCTTTGTCGATCTCGTCGATGAGGAGCACAACTTTGCGCGGTGCGCTAATCGCCCGCAAGAGCGGACGCTCCAGCAAGTATTCGCGCGAGAAGATATGGTGCGACACCTCGGTCCACCCATGCTTCTGCGTGGTGTCGGCTTGAATACGGAGGAGCTGTTTTTGATAATTCCACTCGAATAGCGCCCGGGCCTCGTCCAACCCCTCGTAGCATTGCAGCCGCACCAAGTCGGTGTGCAGAAGGGTAGCGAGGACTTTAGCGACTTCGGTTTTTCCTACTCCGGCGGGGCCCTCGATCAGTAGCGGCTTCTCGAGCACGAGGGCCAGATAGATCGCAGTTTCCACCTTGGCGGTCGTGATGTAGCGGCACTGTTTCAAGCCGCTGTGTACGAAGTCGAGGGTAATCTCCATTCAGACTTCGACGACGAAACCGTCATGCGCGCATTCGAGCGTGACCTCATGGAGACGATTGAGCACTTCGCGACCGATATGGCTGAGGAGTAGTCGGGTGCAGCCAAGACGGCTGCGTTGTTCGACAATGGTGGGATAATTGATGTGGAAGGTCGTTTGGGAGTGAAAATAGCAGCATTCGCAGATGAACAGATCGGTACCCTGAGAGTATCGCACCAGGTCTTCGTTCCAGCCGCAGTCGCCGGAGTAGAGGAGCGTTTTTCCTCCGGTCGAGACCCGATACCCGAGAGACACATCGCGTTCCTGATGGGGGACGTGGAAGGGGAACAGCTCGACACCGCAAATGGTGGCCGCCTGCCCAGGGACGAATTCATGAAACTCGAGCGGGAAGCACAGAGGCCGTTCCGACAGCTCACAATACATCGCGCGATACAGCGCCCAGACGCGCTCTTTGGTCCCTGCCGGTCCGGCAATCACTAAAGGGCGAGTGCGGGGACGCTCGAACAAATACTCCAGGAAGAGAAAGGGCAGGCCGCCAAAATGGTCGCCATGCAAATGGCTGATGGCAATGAAGTCGAGATTATCGGCCTCAAGGCCGAGGGTTTTGAGCGCCAGCAGAGTCGTCGTTCCACAATCGAGGAGGAAGTGCGTCTCGCCAGTCTCAACGAGGTAGCCGCTGTGGCGCCTACCACCGTTACAAAAGGCATCGCCAGCACCAAGAACCGTTACGCGCATAAGCAATCTCTCGCCAAGGAATTCCATTCTGCCAAGGCGACTTTGGTTCTAGCCTGTTTGTCATGCCTGGACAAGGGAGAGGGAAAGAAAAAGACTATGGGAACCGTACTTAGGGACGCAGGACAAACGAAGGCATGCAACATCACCACCACCGACTCCTCCTCTTCAGGCCTCGAGTAAGGCTGGACCGTTCGGCTGTGGGACGGGGAGAATTTCGCCGGTCGGGTGAGGCGACAGCGCCGAAGGCCATTCCATGTGTTGGAAGTTGGAGATCATCCGGTGGAGGGTTGTACGGATTTCAGCGGCTTGTCCTTGTCGGGCCAGTTGCTCGAGATGATCGATTTCAGTGGCGAAAAGAGCGAGGTCTGGAACTGAGGCAGCGCAGACACAACGGATTTTTTCTACTTGGCAAGCTTCTTTCGTCTCACCCTGTCCCACGAGTTCCTCGAAGAGTTTCTCTCCTGGGCGTAGTCCAGTGAAAACGATCTTGATGTCATCGTCAGGAACAAAACCAGACAAGCGGATCAAATGTCGCGCCAGGTCGAGCACTTTGAGCTGTTCGCCCATATCGAGCACGAAGATTTCTCCACCTTTT
It includes:
- a CDS encoding MoxR family ATPase, which produces MEITLDFVHSGLKQCRYITTAKVETAIYLALVLEKPLLIEGPAGVGKTEVAKVLATLLHTDLVRLQCYEGLDEARALFEWNYQKQLLRIQADTTQKHGWTEVSHHIFSREYLLERPLLRAISAPRKVVLLIDEIDKADEEFEAFLLEVLSDFQVSVPELGTLSAVQKPVAILTSNRARELSEALKRRCLHLYIDFPGAEDEARIVALKVPDLDERLRRQVARFVGGLRKLDMKKAPSIAETLDWARALVALGIKELDAPTIRRTLNIILKYEEDIRKAEGRVGDLLRSSQ
- a CDS encoding MBL fold metallo-hydrolase produces the protein MRVTVLGAGDAFCNGGRRHSGYLVETGETHFLLDCGTTTLLALKTLGLEADNLDFIAISHLHGDHFGGLPFLFLEYLFERPRTRPLVIAGPAGTKERVWALYRAMYCELSERPLCFPLEFHEFVPGQAATICGVELFPFHVPHQERDVSLGYRVSTGGKTLLYSGDCGWNEDLVRYSQGTDLFICECCYFHSQTTFHINYPTIVEQRSRLGCTRLLLSHIGREVLNRLHEVTLECAHDGFVVEV